Proteins from a single region of Octadecabacter arcticus 238:
- a CDS encoding adenylyltransferase/cytidyltransferase family protein, which produces MKRVITYGTFDVFHYGHLRILERARQMGDELYVGVSTDLFNYEKGKLAFESFPTRRKKVFGTNLVNQVFAENSMSQKCSDIARLKINILVMGDDWKGAFDYLHDICEVRYLMRTPNVSSTMIRNAMKSSQMGQSLK; this is translated from the coding sequence ATGAAAAGGGTTATTACATACGGGACCTTCGACGTTTTCCACTATGGTCACTTAAGAATTCTCGAAAGAGCCCGGCAGATGGGAGACGAGCTTTACGTTGGCGTTTCAACAGACTTGTTTAATTATGAAAAAGGGAAGCTTGCTTTTGAGAGTTTCCCTACTCGTAGAAAAAAAGTATTTGGTACAAACTTAGTAAATCAAGTTTTTGCAGAAAATTCAATGTCTCAAAAGTGCTCGGATATAGCTCGATTAAAAATAAACATACTAGTAATGGGTGACGATTGGAAAGGTGCGTTTGATTATCTACATGACATTTGCGAGGTACGCTACTTGATGCGGACGCCCAATGTATCAAGCACCATGATTCGCAACGCAATGAAAAGCTCACAAATGGGCCAGAGCTTAAAATGA
- a CDS encoding flagellin, translating to MGLSIATNTGALMASAAASSVNKDMETSMERLSTGKRINSASDDAAGVAIASRLTSEIRGTNQAIRNAQDGQALIDTAEGSHSEVENILQRMRELAVQAASDTNDTADRTNLQVEFDALLEEVDRISAVTTWAGQTLLDGSGGSAGAFTFQIGAGTSSSDTLTVTIKSLGSSGSVVTAGSSLSLASNGSAATAITAIDTSIANLNAQRAELGSASNRLDNTVANLTNVAINLEGGRGRIEDADFASESTSLAKSQILQQASTAMLAQANASKQNVLSLLQG from the coding sequence ATGGGACTATCAATTGCGACAAACACAGGCGCTCTTATGGCATCGGCTGCCGCGTCCAGTGTAAACAAGGACATGGAAACATCGATGGAGCGCCTGTCGACAGGCAAGCGCATCAATTCTGCTTCTGACGATGCGGCTGGCGTCGCAATCGCATCACGTTTGACATCAGAAATCAGAGGCACCAACCAAGCTATCCGCAACGCACAGGACGGCCAGGCGCTGATCGACACAGCTGAGGGCTCACACAGCGAAGTCGAAAACATCCTGCAGCGTATGCGCGAACTAGCCGTACAGGCCGCGAGTGACACGAACGATACTGCCGATCGCACAAATCTTCAGGTCGAATTTGATGCACTCCTAGAAGAAGTTGATCGTATTTCTGCCGTGACTACGTGGGCTGGTCAGACATTGTTAGATGGATCCGGTGGCTCAGCTGGTGCGTTCACGTTCCAAATTGGTGCTGGTACATCTTCCAGTGACACGCTCACTGTGACAATTAAAAGCCTCGGAAGTTCTGGCAGCGTTGTAACGGCTGGAAGCTCACTATCACTCGCCAGCAACGGTAGTGCTGCTACTGCAATTACCGCGATCGATACTTCGATTGCAAACCTAAACGCCCAACGTGCAGAATTGGGTTCAGCCTCAAACCGGCTAGATAACACAGTGGCAAACCTCACTAATGTTGCGATAAATCTCGAAGGTGGCAGAGGTCGGATTGAGGACGCAGATTTCGCGTCAGAGAGTACTTCGCTTGCCAAGTCACAGATTTTGCAGCAAGCATCCACCGCAATGCTAGCACAGGCTAATGCGTCGAAGCAGAACGTGCTAAGCCTGCTACAAGGATAA
- a CDS encoding SEL1-like repeat protein yields MLAREAVPASSDPFRAAVQAVTAGDFFRANELFLMLAEQDDHEAQFNLAVLLRAGKGLPQNFVRALEWAWLAQLGGVTRAPEIADSLIDKVLPATQADIASRIDTRLRGRLSRGDREAIMQFVVFNRTILERPDLETAYIWSLIGAALGVQLAIEARDEISTELEARIILSAQDMAHQMFLDQNMGSLFSSNPLAVR; encoded by the coding sequence TTGCTGGCAAGGGAAGCTGTGCCGGCGTCCAGTGATCCGTTCCGTGCGGCTGTTCAGGCGGTGACGGCAGGAGATTTTTTTCGAGCTAATGAGCTCTTTCTTATGCTCGCCGAGCAAGATGACCATGAGGCGCAGTTCAACCTTGCCGTCTTGCTACGTGCTGGCAAGGGTTTGCCGCAGAACTTTGTGCGGGCGCTAGAATGGGCTTGGTTGGCGCAGCTTGGCGGTGTGACGCGCGCGCCGGAGATTGCGGACAGCTTGATTGACAAGGTTTTGCCAGCAACGCAGGCAGACATCGCATCCCGCATCGACACGCGCCTGCGCGGTCGCCTGTCTCGAGGAGATCGTGAAGCGATCATGCAATTTGTGGTATTCAACCGAACTATCCTTGAACGTCCAGACCTGGAAACAGCCTACATCTGGTCGTTGATTGGTGCCGCTTTGGGTGTGCAACTGGCTATTGAGGCCCGTGATGAGATTTCTACAGAGCTGGAAGCTCGGATCATTCTGTCGGCACAGGATATGGCGCACCAGATGTTCCTGGATCAGAATATGGGGTCGCTCTTTTCCTCTAATCCTCTTGCAGTCCGATAA
- the flgM gene encoding flagellar biosynthesis anti-sigma factor FlgM, whose product MVDATQNLTGTVATVSIPEINPIPKVSLSQTSTADTAKLGTSAPVNPISSTSKLSVEVTSVAAEVLASMQNMPPPIDIEAVDQIKTAISENSYPVDLSKIADGLVASFKEMT is encoded by the coding sequence ATGGTAGACGCAACACAAAATCTCACAGGAACGGTTGCAACTGTAAGTATTCCGGAGATTAACCCTATCCCAAAGGTGAGTTTGTCCCAAACAAGTACTGCCGATACGGCGAAACTTGGAACTTCGGCACCGGTTAACCCCATATCCTCGACGTCCAAGCTATCCGTTGAAGTGACGTCAGTCGCGGCCGAAGTCTTGGCTTCAATGCAAAATATGCCTCCGCCGATCGACATCGAAGCGGTGGACCAGATCAAGACAGCGATCAGCGAAAACAGTTACCCTGTAGATTTATCCAAGATCGCCGACGGGTTGGTGGCATCCTTTAAAGAAATGACCTGA